Part of the Thermococcus barossii genome is shown below.
CTGGTAAGCATGGGCCAGGCTTTCCCCGCTCAGCGCCGGCACGTAGACGGTCTTAAGCTTCCCGTCCTCCTCGATGAGGTACGGGACGCGCCTGTGCTTCCCGTAGTTGCCGGCGGTTTCCACCATGTTCAAGGCCTCGACGTTGGCCTCAACCCTAACACCAACGCTCAAAAACATCACTTGTCACCTCCGGATTTATTCTTTTTTGAGGGATATGCGAGGGCAAGGGTAGCCACGCGCTTCGCCACGCTAATATCGGCATGAACTGCATCGAGAAAGGACTTTACTTCCTCTTCGGTTGGAATCCCGGGCACGGGAATCTTGTTGCCGTCCTTTTCCACGTACTTCCGCCCGTCCTTGTCGGTGGGGGCACTCTCCCTGATGGATCTAAACGCCCTGAGGGCTTCAAGGAGGGTAACTTCCACGGGTTCGGGGTTCAGGGCGTTTCCTATCCTATCAACGTAGCCGAAGTTCTTCGTCTGAACAAAGAACCTCAGCATTTTCACAATACCTTCGTACTCGGCCACGATGGTCACCTCACTGATGGTGAGGTTATTACCTCTATTTAAAGTTTGTGTTTGAATATGTTTAATAAGGAAGTGCCAAATGTTTAGAAAAAACTGAACATAATTCCCAGCGTTGTCTAGTTCTCGTCAGTTTCGGGAGTTTTCAAGGCCTTATCAAACACCAGAACAGAGTGTTCAACTATTGCCTGACACCTCAGGATCACGCCATCGGTTCGCCCTCCGCACATCAGCCTTCACCATCCCGAACCCTATTGAGTTCTTCTCCCCGAAGCCGGCCAAGTAGCCGGCCCTCAGCAGGCCCTCGTCGCCATTCGCGCGGAACACGAGATGCCACGCCACCTGGAAGATGCCGGGCTTGACCTCGAAGCGCTTGGGCTTGGCGTTGAGGACCTTCATCTCGAAGTCCTCGGGCGGCTTCGAGCCAAAGATGTGGAGGTACTTCTCCCTGAGGTTCTCCCGTATCAGCTCGTAGAACTCCGGTTCGGCCGGGCTTAAATCATAGCTCCTCGGCCTTCCGAACTGAATGCGCCTTGTGGTCACTGCCACCGGCGAGAGGGTCACGAACTTCCTCCCGCTGAGCTTCTGCGGCTCCGCGATGGCCTTTACTTCCTCGACGATGAACCTCTCGCCCCAGAGTTCGACCTCCGGTTGCTGAAGCAGGCCGCCTATGAAGGCCTCGGCTATTTCTGGAACGGCCGTTGAGAAGTAGAAGAATCCCCTTCTGTAGCCCAGCAGAGAGCTCCTGTCCTCGGCCAGCTCGCGTCTCTCCGCCATGAAGAGGGAGTAGGTGAACAGCTTCGGGATCTTCGACGAGTGGAGACGTAGACTGAGGTCAGGGTTCACCCGCTGAATCCTCCTGTATATCAAACCCTGGATCTTGTGCTGGTGGTTGAAGGGTATCCGGAACGGTTCATTCTCCGGGTGGAGTCTTATTAGGAACCTGACCATTTTGTCCACCATTTGTGGGTATATAGCAAGAAGGGTACGTTACTGAGCTTTATAAGGTTTTCTTCGATTTATAGTACGAACCAGCTGAAACAGGATGTTCTATTAATGAATCGGGGGAAGAGTAATTCCTGAAAAGTTCCACAAAGTCCTCACAGTCCAGAATAGCTGTTCCCTCGGGTTCGCGGTTGGAGCAATCCTTCTCTTAATACAACAGAAGAAGAATGGAGGGGGGAGACCTCCTCAGAGGAGCATCCTCGCGTCAACCGCAACCGCGCTGTCCTCGTAGGCGAAGATCGGGTTGATGTCTAGCTCCTTAATTTCGGGAAGCTCAAGGGCAAGTTCTCCAACCTTGACGATGATGTCCGCCAGAGCTTCGATGTCCACCGGCTTCTCACCGCGTGCCCCGGCGAGGATCGGGTAGGCCTTGATCTCCTTTATCATGTCGAGGGCTTCCTCCTTCGTTATCGGGGCGACGCGGAAGGAAACGTCCTTGAGGATCTCGACGAAGATTCCACCGAGACCGAACATTATCGCCGGGCCGAACTGCGGGTCGCGGATCATACCGACGATGACCTCCTTGCCGAGCGGGAGCATCCTGTAGACGATGACGCCCCAGAGGTCGGCGTCCGGCTTGTAGTTCCTGGCGTTCTCCATTATCTTCCTGAAGGCCTCCCTCGCCTCCTCATCGCTCTTGATGTTGACCTTGACACCGCCAGCATCGCTCTTGTGGATGATCTGCGGAGAAACGATCTTCATGACGACCGGGTAGCCTATCTCCCGGGCGAACTTTACAGCCTCTTCCTCGTTGGTTGCGACTTTGAAGTCCGGGACCGGAACACCGTAGAGCCTGAGTATCTCCTTCGCCTCCGGCTCGACGAGCGGCCTGTTCTCGG
Proteins encoded:
- the csa5 gene encoding type I-A CRISPR-associated protein Csa5, with amino-acid sequence MAEYEGIVKMLRFFVQTKNFGYVDRIGNALNPEPVEVTLLEALRAFRSIRESAPTDKDGRKYVEKDGNKIPVPGIPTEEEVKSFLDAVHADISVAKRVATLALAYPSKKNKSGGDK
- the cas6 gene encoding CRISPR-associated endoribonuclease Cas6, whose product is MVRFLIRLHPENEPFRIPFNHQHKIQGLIYRRIQRVNPDLSLRLHSSKIPKLFTYSLFMAERRELAEDRSSLLGYRRGFFYFSTAVPEIAEAFIGGLLQQPEVELWGERFIVEEVKAIAEPQKLSGRKFVTLSPVAVTTRRIQFGRPRSYDLSPAEPEFYELIRENLREKYLHIFGSKPPEDFEMKVLNAKPKRFEVKPGIFQVAWHLVFRANGDEGLLRAGYLAGFGEKNSIGFGMVKADVRRANRWRDPEVSGNS
- a CDS encoding acetate--CoA ligase family protein, producing MDRIEKARAIIEKAKAENRPLVEPEAKEILRLYGVPVPDFKVATNEEEAVKFAREIGYPVVMKIVSPQIIHKSDAGGVKVNIKSDEEAREAFRKIMENARNYKPDADLWGVIVYRMLPLGKEVIVGMIRDPQFGPAIMFGLGGIFVEILKDVSFRVAPITKEEALDMIKEIKAYPILAGARGEKPVDIEALADIIVKVGELALELPEIKELDINPIFAYEDSAVAVDARMLL